Proteins found in one Miscanthus floridulus cultivar M001 chromosome 4, ASM1932011v1, whole genome shotgun sequence genomic segment:
- the LOC136552135 gene encoding transcription factor MYC2-like, which produces MDDLLSPCSSFSPPSPPSFFSHAGLHPVIEFASCEVPEQWLLDDVVVAKNEGYADVDDLWPVGSSLSPDSELTEQPLPRQPPPPPQQAELSVVKAPAQQRPGKRRGRKPGPRPDGPTVSHVEAERQRREKLNRRFCDLRAAVPTVSRMDKASLLADAAAYIAELRARIARLEAESRRAAAARWEPAAVAAAAACRVHEGPGAGGGTDEAVEVRMLGPDAAAVRATSAAPHAPARLMSALRSLELHVQHACVTRVNGMTVQDVVVDVATPMQDDDDGLRAALLQMMQDSAAT; this is translated from the coding sequence ATGGACGACCTGCTCTCCCCGTGCTCCTCCTTCTCCCCGCCCTCGCCGCCATCCTTCTTCTCCCACGCCGGCCTCCACCCAGTCATCGAGTTCGCCTCCTGTGAGGTCCCCGAGCAATGGCTGCTCGACGACGTCGTCGTGGCCAAGAACGAGGGCTACGCCGACGTGGACGACCTGTGGCCCGTGGGGAGCTCGCTCTCCCCAGACTCTGAGCTCACCGAGCAGCCGCTTCCTcgccagccaccgccgccgccgcagcaggcgGAGCTGAGCGTCGTCAAGGCTCCGGCGCAGCAGCGCCCCGGGAAGCGGCGGGGGCGGAAGCCCGGGCCCCGCCCGGACGGCCCCACCGTCAGCCACGTGGAGGCCGAGCGCCAGCGCCGGGAGAAGCTGAACCGGCGGTTCTGCGACCTCCGCGCCGCCGTCCCCACCGTATCGCGTATGGACAAGGCCTCCCTCCTCGCGGACGCCGCCGCCTACATCGCGGAGCTGCGCGCCCGCATCGCGAGGCTCGAGGCCGAGTCCAGGCGGGCCGCCGCGGCGAGGTGGGAGCCCGCCGCcgtagcagccgccgccgcctgcagAGTTCATGAGGGACCGGGAGCCGGCGGCGGCACCGACGAGGCGGTGGAGGTGCGGATGCTGGGGCCGGACGCTGCCGCGGTGCGCGCGACGAGCGCGGCCCCGCACGCGCCCGCACGGCTGATGAGCGCGCTCCGATCTCTGGAGCTGCACGTGCAGCACGCCTGCGTGACCCGCGTGAACGGCATGACCGTGCAGGACGTCGTGGTTGACGTGGCTACCCCGATgcaggacgacgacgacggcctcCGCGCCGCGCTGCTCCAGATGATGCAGGACAGCGCGGCTACCTAG